The Ictidomys tridecemlineatus isolate mIctTri1 chromosome 6, mIctTri1.hap1, whole genome shotgun sequence genome includes a region encoding these proteins:
- the Cd69 gene encoding early activation antigen CD69, with protein sequence MNSEDCSITEKSSLNLEKGQKRNATSLHYETHHEGSLQVPIPCAVMNVVFITILIIALVALSVGQYNCPGQYKFPVPSDTHDSSCSEEWVVYQRKCYFISTTTKSWILAKNSCSKDGATLAVIESEKDMNFLKRYVGGAEHWIGLNKEDGQKWKWSDGRVHNWFNLTGSEKCAFLNSTDISSAECERNLPWVCSKPSR encoded by the exons ATGAATTCTGAAGATTGTTCCATAACAGAGAAGAGCTCTCTGAATCTGGAGAAAGGACAAAAAA GAAATGCCACCAGCCTCCATTATGAAACACATCATGAAGGGTCTCTTCAAGTTCCTATTCCATGTGCTGTAATGAACGTGGTCTTCATCACCATTTTAATCATAGCTCTTGTCGCCTTATCAG TGGGCCAATATAATTGTCCAGGGCAATATAAGTTCCCGGTGCCTTCAGACACCCATGATTCTTCATGCTCAGAAGAGTGGGTTGTGTACCAGAGGAAATGCTACTTTATTTCCACCACAACAAAGAGCTGGATTTTGGCAAAAAACTCTTGTTCCAAAGATGGTGCTACTCTTGCTGTCATTGAATCTGAAAAGGACATG AACTTCCTGAAACGATATGTGGGAGGAGCTGAACACTGGATTGGGCTGAACAAAGAAGATGGTCAGAAATGGAAATGGTCAGATGGCAGAGTTCACAACTG GTTCAACCTGACAGGGTCTGAGAAGTGTGCATTTCTGAACAGCACAGATATCAGCAGTGCAGAATGTGAGAGGAATTTACCCTGGGTCTGCAGCAAACCCTCCAGATAA